In the genome of Acidimicrobiia bacterium, the window TATTTCGAAACAAATAATATTGATTTTAATCAAGAAATAACATGGAATTTCATAGGACAAATACAAAGTAATAAAATAACTAAAATAGCTAATAGATCCCAGGTAATTCAATCAGTAGATAATTTGAATATACTTAACGTTCTAGGTAAAAGGACTGATCATAAAAAAATATATATCCAGCTCGCGGGGATTAATGATCAAACTCGAGGGGGAGTATCTTTCGAGAATGCTGAAGAGCTAATAAAATCTGCAGAGAAACTAAAAATAGTATTATCTGGCGTAATGATAGTACCCCCATTCGAAAAAGACCCACGTCCATACTTTAATAAAGCTAGAGAATTTGCGAAAAAACACAATTTGGATGAAATCTCTATGGGGATGACTAGCGATTTTGAAATAGCGATCGAATGCGGAGCAACCACGATACGTGTGGGTTCTGCAATTTTTAAACCTAATAATTATGCACTTTAATGCACTAAGTGTTATAAAAGCGCTAAGATGGAGTCTTGATAAAGTATCTATCAAAATAGACATATTAAGTAAATAAGGGGAATCATAAAATGTGGCGAAAAGCAATGGTGGCATTAGGTCTACAGGACGATGAAGACGACGCAGAATTTATGGGATTTGATAACGATTACGATGATGTAACAGATCATAATACGCGTTCACAACGAAGCACTCCAACTCGACCAATGCGTGAGCAACCGGCGATGCCAACAAGACCTAGCTCTTCAAGTTTAAAAAATAAACAAACACATGATGAACCATCAGTTCGAACAATTGCAAACAGTGAACCAGCTCGTCCTTCATCTATCAGAACAATGCCAATGACTGCTCCTGCGTCAGCTTCTGTTCATGTATGTGAGCCTAAAAGTTTTAATGATGCGCAGGAGATTGGCGAGCGCTTAAAATTAAATCGTCCAGTAATTATGAATATCTCTGGATTGCCAAGAGAATTGCAACGACGTCTAATTGACTTTGCTTCAGGCTTAGCATTTGCATTAGATGGCTCAATGTCACGTGTTGACGAACACGTTTTTCTTTTGAGTCCATCAAGTGGCGAGGTATCGCTTAGCGAAGCGCAATATTCTAAAAATAGTCAGTATCAATAAAATAACCTAAGATACTATTTATGATTTATTATGTTATCCAGTTTCTAAATGTCTTAGAAATCTTACTTTTTATTTACTTTATACTGAGTTGGTTTCCACTTCAAAGCGGTGGACCCATACATCAAATATGGACAGTACTAGACCGGATTTTTGGCCCAATATTAGCTAAAATCAGAAGTAAAATCCCCAGGACAGGAATGATCGATCTCTCTGGAATCATACTTATTTTTAGTATAATAATTTTGCAAACAATACTGCAAGCGTATGTTTAAGCTAGGATATACTCAAATAATTTAGCAATTATTTGCAATAAAATAGAATATAAAAGATTTCTGTATGATTGTTCTTATTTTGAACTCAGAAAGGTGTATTATTACCACCCATGAAGATCTCTCCTCGTGAGCTACGTGAAGCTCAAATACCAACTAAAGCATTCGGTTTCGATCGGGATGTCGTCGACGCATTATTAGAACGAGCAGCAGATACTGTCGAAGGACTAATAGAAGAAAATAGACAACTTTTTGAAGCATTAGAACGCGCACAAAATACAAATACAGGTACTCCAATTGTACAAAACGCAGAACAACAGCCAGTATTCGATGTTGTAGAGCCTGCCCAATCATTTGATGAAGCAATAACTGGTGAACCTATACAAGCGGAAACTCAAAGCACACAAGTTGATTCTGCACTAGTAGCGGCAAATGAGATGTCAGCTCAGATTGCTCAAAAAGAAGACCTTATTAATAGGACATTGGTTTTAGCTCAAAAAACAGCTGATGAAACTTTGCGCACGGCTAAAGAAGAAGCAGACGAATTAATGTTAAAGACGCAAGCTTCTGCAAAAGAATTAGTAGATCAGGCAACAGCTGAGGCTGAACATTTAACAGGGTCAGCTAGAGAAGAAGCAGATTTAGCACTTACACTTGCAAAAGATCAAGCACAACAGATGGTTTCTTCGGCTAGAACTGAAGCAACAGAAATTGTTGAAAAAGCTCAAATTCAGGCTAATGAAATGTATGAAGCTGAGACTGATAAGTTTGTCGATCTAGTAGAGCGTTTGAGTACTGAACGAGAACAACTGGTTTCTGATATTGAATTGCTACAAAACTTTGATTCTGAACATAGAGCAAAATTAACCTCCATTGTAGAAGAGGATTTGACTAAACTTAAATCTAGGGAAACTTTTAGTTTTGATGAATTGCCTGACATCCCTGATATGCCAAAGATTCTAGAAGCATCAAAAAATTTGACTGTACCTGTTGGCGAGATAGTCGCACATTCTGAACTTCCTAAAGATGAATCTGATGATACGGTAGTTGTTGAAGATGTTATTGATGTAGAGGAAAATGAAATCGCAGATATCGAATTGGAGGATATGTCGGATTCTCCTAATTCTGATAGTACTTCAGTCGTTGAACCAGCTGGAGGTGCTAGTGCTGATCCTTTTGCAGATTTCGTTAATTCCCAGATTGATACATCAAATATTACTGAAGAAAATACTGGAGATGAAGAAGATATTGATGTGGTAGCTCCTGCAGGAAATAGCGATCATGAACAATCAGATAATGTAAGTTTTCAACCAAATCTATCCGATGATAAAAAAAATAAGGAACCAATAGATGATGATGATTTTTTTGCCTCATTAAGAGAAGCAGTTAATGATGAATCTCCACTTGGGGAATCTTCTGATAAAGAAGGAAATTCAAACGGTATTTTTAAGAACTTTTTCGATAAGTAATATAAGTAATATTTTTCAACACTAAATAGAAATAAACAAGGTATAAAATGGCACCCACAAAGAAAACTGGAACAAAGAAAACTGGAACAAAGAAACCAGCTGCAAAATCACTTGCAAAAACTGTTGCTGCAAAAAAGAGAACATCTCAAAATGTTGTTTCTGCTAAAAAAGGTGATCAGCGTGCAGATGTAAAAAAAGCGACTACAAAGACTTCGGCAAAGAAAGTCGTAACTAAAAAGACTTCTACTAGTGCTCCCAATAAAAAGACTGCTACTAAAGCTACACCAAAGAAGGTAGCTGTTAAAGAAAAAGCTAAAAAACAAGATGGTTCTTTTAGATGTACGGTTTCAGGAATAGTTGTCAAATCAGAAAAGCCAAATATATCTGAAAAAACTCTCCTTAAGTTAAAAGACTTGCTACTTGAAGAACGCGTAAAGCATGCGAATCAAATGGAAGATCTACTCCAAGATGCTGATGATCTAATTGCTGATCGTGAAGGTGGTGACACTGTATTTGATGAAGAATCTGGTGAAGGTGATTCTGTTGCAGTTGAGCGAGAACGATCTTTGTATCTTGCAGCCGAGACAAAGAGAACATTGGATCAAATTGACTCTGCTTTAGAACGAATCAAGAATAAGACTTATGGTGTATGCGGTCCAAGTTCAAGAAGAATTAGTGTCGATAGACTTTCGGCAATTCCTTGGACTGATATTTGTTTTGATTGTAAAACTCGAAGTGAACGCCGACTCTAATATAATTAATGTTTACAAAATATCATAAATCTTTTTTTATAATAATTATTATTGGTGTTTTGTGTGATCAAATATTAAAAAACATTGCATTAGATAAATTAATAGATAGTCCACGTTTTTTTGGAAAATCTAGACTCGGATTTGAGTTGGCATTTAATTCAGGGAGTGCATTCTCACTGTTCGAAAACTCAACAATCATTATTACTGTAATCTCAATGTTGGTAGTAACATTTCTTATTTTTTATTATCCAAAATGTCAATCTAGGGCTATGTTTTTGGCAGTTAACTTAGTTATTACTGGTGCCTTTGGAAATATAATCGATAGGTTTGTTAGGTCACCTTATTATGGCAGAGGCAGGGTAGTTGATTTTATTGCTATCTTGAGATGGCCAACATTTAATCTTGCTGATACATTTGTTAGCATCGGAGTACTAATCGCTATTATTTCTTTATTTTTAGAATCAAAACGTATTCCTGAATCATCTAATGATAACGAACAAAATCGAGGTCTTAACTAGAGTTTAGACTCTTCGTTGCATTCAAAATGAGAGTCATTGCCTAGAATATGGGAATGTCCGAAGAGAAGTTAGTGTTTTCAATACCTGATGATATTGAAACTATGCGAATCGATAAAGCAATAGCATTAGAAACCCATTTATCACGTGCTCAAATAGCTGAATTATTTAAAGAAAATAAGATATTATTAAATTCTAAAAATTCGAAGCGTTCCGAAAAAGTAAAACCTGGAGATAAAATATCTTTAGAATTTATACCAAAAATTGATGTAAAGATACAAGCAGAGGATATATCTTTTGACGTAGTATATGAAGATGAATATCTATTAGTTGTAAATAAAGAACCATATATGGTTGTACATCCAGGGGCTGGTAATTTAGATGGCACTCTAGCAAATGCTTTATTACACCGCTATCCAGAAATAATAGACGTTGGACAGGAATTTAGGCCAGGTATAGTTCATCGTTTAGATGCTGAAACTTCGGGTTTGCTAGTTATTGCTAAAACTCAAGATTGTTATGAAAAGTTCGTAGAATTATTTACCACTCATGAAGTAGATAGAAGGTATGTCGCATTAATTTGGGGTCGTCTAAATACGAAATTTGGAATTATCGATGCACCAATTGGCCGTTCTTTATCTCGAGCAACAAAAATGTCTGTTAGAGATGATGGAAAATTTGCTAGAACACATTATAGTGAAAATAAATATTTTGAGATACAAGACGTTACACTTATGGATGTGTCACTAGAAACGGGTCGTACACATCAAATCCGTGTTCATTTTGCAGCAATTGGACATCCTATAGTTGGGGATAAAACCTATGGTGGTTATCGACAAAGTATAGATTGCCCAAGAACCTTTCTTCATGCCGAAACTCTTAGTTTTGTTCATCCAATAACTACTCAAGAGCTGACTTTTACTGCTAAATTACCTGATGATCTTGCTTTAGTTTTAGAAGAATTACAAAACAAAGACTAGAATTTAGAGATTCGTGCCATCCAAGGTTTAGCCTTTCACGGACTTTATCCACATTTGGATAAAGTTAAATGTAGGGACAGACTCTTTTAGTTAGAAGAAAGTACATAGTGTCCAAATCATTCGCTCATCTGCATGTTCACACAGAATATTCGATGCTCGATGGAGCTTCTCGGCTTGGTGAATTAATACAAGCAGCAAAAGATGATGGACAAGTTGCTTTAGGCATGACCGATCATGGGAATCTCTATGGGGCAATTGAGTTTTATAAACAATGCAATGAAGCTGGAATAACTCCAGTTATTGGTACTGAAGCATATTTTGAAAATGGTTCTAGATTTGATCGTCCAAAAAGATCAGAAATGGAAACCTACCATTTAACAATTTTAGCTGAAAATAATGAAGGTTATAAAAATCTCGTAAAAATTTCATCTAAAGCATTCCTTGAGGGTTTTTATTATAAACCACGTACAGACTGGGATCTATTAGAAGAATATTCAAAAGGACTAATAGCAACTTCTGGTTGTTTAGGTGGCTTAGTTAACCAATTAATAATGAAAGATGAATTCGATGCGGCATTAAAAGCAGCTTCACGTTTTCAAGATATTTTTGGCACAGATAGTTTCTTTATAGAGTTGATGGATCATAATCTTAAAGAAGATAAAATCGTGTTACCTGCATTGGCTGAAATCTCTCGAAAAATAGGTGCACCAATGATTGCAACTAATGATTCTCATTATACTCATCAGCACGATGCTCAAAGCCATGATGCATTATTGTGTGTCCAAACTGCAGCACAGATGAGCGATCCTAAACGATTTAAATTTGAGACTGAAGAGTTTTATTTGAAAACCACAGATCAAATGCGCCACCTTTTTCGCGATTATGAAGGTGCATGTGATAATACTTTGCTTATTGCTGAACGTGCGAATGTAACATTTGAATTTGGGAAAATTATTCTTCCAACTTTTCCTTGTCCTGATCAGAAAACTGAGAAAGCATATTTGGAGGAACTTGTATATGATGGAATGAAATACCGATATGGTGATAATCCTGCACAAGAAGTTAAAGAACGTATCGATTTTGAATTAGGTGTTATTAACG includes:
- a CDS encoding YggS family pyridoxal phosphate-dependent enzyme translates to MDVEIETIPIDVIKRNLDIISTRIFDACKKVNRDPKEITFVAVIKNQSNETIKNLFNLGVREFGENRYQQLEAHQKYFETNNIDFNQEITWNFIGQIQSNKITKIANRSQVIQSVDNLNILNVLGKRTDHKKIYIQLAGINDQTRGGVSFENAEELIKSAEKLKIVLSGVMIVPPFEKDPRPYFNKAREFAKKHNLDEISMGMTSDFEIAIECGATTIRVGSAIFKPNNYAL
- a CDS encoding cell division protein SepF → MWRKAMVALGLQDDEDDAEFMGFDNDYDDVTDHNTRSQRSTPTRPMREQPAMPTRPSSSSLKNKQTHDEPSVRTIANSEPARPSSIRTMPMTAPASASVHVCEPKSFNDAQEIGERLKLNRPVIMNISGLPRELQRRLIDFASGLAFALDGSMSRVDEHVFLLSPSSGEVSLSEAQYSKNSQYQ
- a CDS encoding YggT family protein, whose translation is MIYYVIQFLNVLEILLFIYFILSWFPLQSGGPIHQIWTVLDRIFGPILAKIRSKIPRTGMIDLSGIILIFSIIILQTILQAYV
- a CDS encoding DivIVA domain-containing protein → MKISPRELREAQIPTKAFGFDRDVVDALLERAADTVEGLIEENRQLFEALERAQNTNTGTPIVQNAEQQPVFDVVEPAQSFDEAITGEPIQAETQSTQVDSALVAANEMSAQIAQKEDLINRTLVLAQKTADETLRTAKEEADELMLKTQASAKELVDQATAEAEHLTGSAREEADLALTLAKDQAQQMVSSARTEATEIVEKAQIQANEMYEAETDKFVDLVERLSTEREQLVSDIELLQNFDSEHRAKLTSIVEEDLTKLKSRETFSFDELPDIPDMPKILEASKNLTVPVGEIVAHSELPKDESDDTVVVEDVIDVEENEIADIELEDMSDSPNSDSTSVVEPAGGASADPFADFVNSQIDTSNITEENTGDEEDIDVVAPAGNSDHEQSDNVSFQPNLSDDKKNKEPIDDDDFFASLREAVNDESPLGESSDKEGNSNGIFKNFFDK
- a CDS encoding signal peptidase II is translated as MFTKYHKSFFIIIIIGVLCDQILKNIALDKLIDSPRFFGKSRLGFELAFNSGSAFSLFENSTIIITVISMLVVTFLIFYYPKCQSRAMFLAVNLVITGAFGNIIDRFVRSPYYGRGRVVDFIAILRWPTFNLADTFVSIGVLIAIISLFLESKRIPESSNDNEQNRGLN
- a CDS encoding RluA family pseudouridine synthase, translating into MSEEKLVFSIPDDIETMRIDKAIALETHLSRAQIAELFKENKILLNSKNSKRSEKVKPGDKISLEFIPKIDVKIQAEDISFDVVYEDEYLLVVNKEPYMVVHPGAGNLDGTLANALLHRYPEIIDVGQEFRPGIVHRLDAETSGLLVIAKTQDCYEKFVELFTTHEVDRRYVALIWGRLNTKFGIIDAPIGRSLSRATKMSVRDDGKFARTHYSENKYFEIQDVTLMDVSLETGRTHQIRVHFAAIGHPIVGDKTYGGYRQSIDCPRTFLHAETLSFVHPITTQELTFTAKLPDDLALVLEELQNKD